In Coprobacter tertius, the following proteins share a genomic window:
- a CDS encoding vWA domain-containing protein translates to MVFANPLYLFLLLLLIPAIAWYIFKQKKAQAALQVSTTQPFDKLPRSWKFYLRHFLFFLRMVVIASIIIVLARPQSTDSWENQTREGVDIVVTLDISTSMLARDFKPDRIQAAKDVAAQFITGRPNDNIGLVIFAGESFTMCPMTTDHAALLNLLREVNPGMIEDMTAIGDGLATAINRIKDGPAKSKTIILLTDGTNNAGDISPLTAAEIAKQFGIRVYTIGVGTQGMAEYPVQTPYGVMYEKAEVKIDETTLRQIAAETDGKYFRATNKSVLKDIFQEIDKLEKTKLSVKEYSRREENYMPWALLAFILLGAEILLRNTVLRNIP, encoded by the coding sequence ATGGTATTTGCTAATCCTCTATATCTGTTTTTGTTACTTTTGCTTATACCGGCAATCGCATGGTATATTTTTAAGCAAAAGAAGGCTCAGGCAGCATTGCAGGTTTCTACTACGCAGCCGTTTGACAAATTGCCGCGTTCTTGGAAATTTTATTTGCGTCACTTTCTTTTTTTTCTGCGTATGGTGGTTATTGCCAGTATTATTATTGTACTTGCGCGTCCGCAATCGACCGACAGTTGGGAAAATCAGACAAGAGAAGGTGTCGATATCGTTGTTACACTCGATATTTCTACCAGTATGTTAGCCCGGGATTTCAAGCCCGACCGTATACAGGCTGCTAAAGATGTGGCTGCACAGTTTATTACGGGACGTCCCAATGATAATATCGGGTTGGTGATATTTGCCGGAGAAAGTTTTACTATGTGTCCTATGACTACCGATCATGCAGCTTTACTTAATCTACTGAGGGAAGTAAATCCCGGAATGATCGAGGATATGACTGCAATCGGAGACGGCTTGGCTACGGCTATTAACCGTATAAAAGACGGACCCGCAAAATCGAAAACGATTATATTGTTGACCGATGGAACGAATAACGCGGGAGATATCTCTCCTTTAACAGCAGCGGAAATAGCAAAACAATTCGGTATTAGAGTATATACTATCGGGGTAGGAACGCAGGGCATGGCAGAATATCCGGTGCAGACACCTTATGGAGTGATGTACGAAAAAGCTGAAGTGAAAATAGATGAAACGACATTGAGGCAGATTGCTGCCGAAACAGACGGAAAATATTTTAGAGCAACGAATAAGAGCGTGCTGAAAGATATTTTTCAGGAAATAGATAAATTGGAAAAGACCAAACTTTCAGTAAAAGAGTATAGTCGCAGAGAAGAAAATTATATGCCTTGGGCTTTATTGGCATTCATATTATTGGGTGCTGAAATCCTTTTGCGAAATACGGTTTTGAGGAATATCCCATAA
- a CDS encoding cell wall anchor protein encodes MDVKHNKSILKTALLGICVCIALPTFADNVVVSAKMDSTAIWMGEQTFIHLEVAQDKGKIVQFPLFSDSLVTGVEILNISKPDTTELSDSRIQINQNILVTSFDSGFYYIPPFKYVLNKDTFSTGTLSLKVVPLEVDTTAAPFDIKGVQAPPFVLRDFISDAALIIIGLILFLGAAGLLFWFWWSKRKRTEEEESSESKLPPYEKALQALDKLKESKLWQNGQEKEYYTQVTDILRTYIDDRFQINAMEMTSSQIMSVLHRNEETRLVNKHLKSILEVADFVKFAKMRPLPEDNEAVMRNAIRFIEETKPQEVAQEGTTGKEENDSDSVVN; translated from the coding sequence ATGGATGTGAAACATAACAAATCGATATTGAAAACGGCTTTATTGGGAATTTGCGTTTGTATTGCTCTTCCGACATTTGCCGACAATGTTGTCGTTAGTGCGAAGATGGATTCTACTGCGATTTGGATGGGTGAGCAAACTTTTATACATCTTGAAGTTGCTCAGGATAAAGGAAAGATCGTACAATTTCCACTATTTTCCGACTCGTTGGTTACCGGTGTCGAAATACTGAATATATCTAAACCTGATACTACCGAGTTATCTGATTCCCGTATTCAGATAAATCAGAATATTCTGGTGACTTCATTCGATTCGGGATTTTATTATATTCCGCCATTTAAATATGTATTGAATAAAGATACTTTCAGTACCGGTACATTAAGTCTCAAAGTTGTTCCGCTCGAAGTAGATACGACAGCCGCTCCTTTCGATATAAAAGGAGTACAGGCTCCTCCGTTCGTATTGAGAGATTTTATCTCAGATGCGGCACTAATTATTATCGGTCTGATATTGTTTTTGGGAGCAGCAGGTTTACTTTTCTGGTTTTGGTGGAGTAAACGAAAACGAACCGAAGAAGAAGAGTCTTCCGAATCTAAATTGCCACCGTATGAAAAGGCTTTGCAGGCTCTTGATAAACTGAAAGAAAGCAAGTTGTGGCAAAATGGGCAGGAAAAAGAATATTATACACAAGTGACCGATATTCTTAGAACTTATATCGACGACCGTTTTCAAATAAATGCGATGGAAATGACTTCGTCTCAGATTATGTCTGTTTTGCATCGTAACGAAGAAACACGTCTTGTTAATAAACATCTGAAGAGTATTCTTGAAGTAGCAGATTTCGTGAAATTTGCAAAAATGAGACCATTACCCGAAGATAATGAGGCGGTTATGCGTAATGCGATTCGTTTTATCGAAGAAACAAAACCGCAGGAAGTAGCACAGGAAGGTACGACCGGGAAAGAAGAGAATGATTCGGACTCTGTTGTGAATTAA
- a CDS encoding DUF58 domain-containing protein, translating to METSELLKKVRHIEIKTRGLSRNIFAGQYHSAFKGRGMAFSEVREYQYGDDVRDIDWNVTARHNKPYIKVFEEERELTVMLLVDVSASRNFGAVGEMKKSIMTEIAATLAFSAIQNNDKIGVIFFSDRIEKFIPPKKGRKHILYIIRELIDFQPESKGTDLSLVLEYMTNAIKKRCTAFLISDFITNDNFKNALSIANRKHDMVGIQVYDKRETVLPDVGLIKMCDAERNVENWVDSSSQKVRKAYSAWWNDRQGRMLDYMRKSRVDVASVSTDEDYVIALMNLFKRRS from the coding sequence ATGGAAACAAGTGAGTTATTAAAGAAAGTACGTCACATCGAGATAAAAACCCGGGGGCTTTCCCGTAATATTTTTGCGGGGCAATATCATTCGGCTTTTAAGGGTCGGGGTATGGCTTTTTCTGAAGTAAGAGAATATCAGTACGGGGACGATGTGAGGGATATCGACTGGAATGTAACGGCCCGGCACAATAAACCGTATATTAAGGTTTTTGAAGAGGAACGTGAACTGACAGTCATGCTGCTTGTCGATGTATCGGCCAGTCGTAATTTTGGTGCGGTAGGTGAAATGAAAAAGTCTATCATGACCGAAATTGCCGCTACTTTAGCTTTTTCAGCGATACAGAATAACGATAAAATCGGCGTTATTTTCTTTTCAGACCGGATTGAAAAGTTTATTCCTCCTAAAAAAGGAAGAAAGCATATACTATATATTATTCGTGAATTAATCGATTTCCAACCGGAAAGCAAGGGTACCGATCTTAGTCTCGTACTGGAGTATATGACCAATGCGATAAAGAAACGGTGTACGGCTTTTTTGATCTCTGATTTTATTACGAATGATAATTTTAAAAATGCGTTATCGATTGCCAATCGTAAACATGATATGGTGGGTATTCAGGTATATGATAAAAGAGAAACAGTGTTGCCCGATGTCGGTTTAATAAAAATGTGCGATGCCGAGCGAAATGTAGAGAATTGGGTCGATTCTTCTTCTCAAAAAGTGCGTAAGGCATATTCGGCCTGGTGGAATGACCGTCAGGGGAGAATGCTCGATTATATGCGTAAGAGCCGGGTAGATGTCGCTTCTGTTTCTACCGATGAAGACTATGTAATCGCATTAATGAATTTGTTTAAACGTCGTAGCTGA
- a CDS encoding AAA family ATPase, with protein MGQTVDIRELNELIASKSSFVNMITQGMDQVIVGQKHLVDSLMIGLLSNGHILLEGVPGLAKTLAIKTLASLVDAKYNRIQFTPDLLPADVVGTMVYSQAKEEFVVKKGPIFANFVLADEINRAPAKVQSALLEAMQERQVTIGETTYKLDDPFLVMATQNPIEQEGTYPLPEAQVDRFMLKVVIGYPKKEEEKMIIRQNISGDRPSIQPVIKSEEIIETRDIVRKVYIDEKIEKYIVDIVFATRFPQDHGLNELKEMISFGASPRASINLALASRSYAFLKQRGYVIPEDVRAVCYDVMRHRIGLSYEAEANNMTAEEIISEILNKVEVP; from the coding sequence ATGGGTCAAACAGTAGATATTCGGGAACTTAATGAGTTGATTGCTAGTAAGAGTTCTTTTGTGAATATGATTACACAAGGTATGGATCAGGTAATCGTTGGTCAGAAACATTTGGTAGATTCTCTGATGATAGGCCTTCTTTCTAATGGACATATCTTGCTCGAAGGGGTTCCGGGTCTGGCAAAGACTCTCGCTATTAAAACATTGGCGTCTTTAGTCGATGCAAAATATAACCGAATACAATTTACCCCCGACTTGCTTCCTGCCGATGTGGTAGGTACGATGGTGTACAGTCAGGCGAAAGAAGAATTTGTGGTAAAAAAAGGACCTATTTTTGCTAACTTCGTATTGGCGGATGAAATAAACCGTGCACCGGCAAAAGTACAAAGTGCTTTACTCGAAGCAATGCAGGAACGTCAGGTGACGATCGGCGAAACTACATACAAGTTAGATGATCCTTTTCTCGTGATGGCGACGCAGAACCCGATCGAGCAGGAAGGTACTTATCCGTTACCTGAAGCTCAGGTCGATCGTTTTATGCTGAAGGTCGTAATCGGGTATCCGAAGAAAGAGGAAGAAAAAATGATCATAAGACAGAATATTTCGGGAGATCGTCCTTCGATACAGCCGGTTATAAAATCTGAAGAAATTATTGAAACACGAGATATCGTGCGTAAGGTTTATATCGATGAAAAGATAGAAAAATATATTGTAGATATAGTTTTTGCTACTCGTTTCCCACAGGATCATGGGTTAAATGAGCTGAAAGAAATGATCTCATTCGGAGCATCTCCTCGTGCTTCTATTAATTTGGCTTTAGCTTCGCGTTCGTATGCATTCCTCAAACAAAGAGGTTATGTTATTCCCGAAGATGTTCGTGCCGTATGTTACGACGTTATGCGCCATCGTATCGGACTGAGTTATGAGGCTGAAGCGAATAATATGACCGCTGAAGAAATTATCAGCGAAATCTTGAATAAAGTTGAAGTACCTTGA
- a CDS encoding HU family DNA-binding protein: MNSKISLPELVDLLSQKSGRTKKDSESFLRELFGLALDVLLSEDFLKINGLGIFKRVWVEKRSSINVQTGLPYEIPGHYKLSFVPDKSMRDAVNAPFAFFESEILPDDSPLNVTGTVQEEAEVSAENDSPVEVRITENEKEVIEEEFKFETVKNIEPEKIESSNMEVPEEDLEIKEDEVVKSVEGREAVFTEREDEISEDEKEMEEEYSAVSSRYKGRVNFWAGFLTASVIIIACILLFIYFQGYENERKVNVAIDPVTVTIKKQNEDADKNKDTVSLVGTLVTDSIKTTAVVKDRNVVVAGKGQDIGATAIQESETEKAGLMNVDKRQTTESKIRQDVVTEVVRPGVFLTTIALKHYGNKAFWVYIYRENKSVIPNPNHVPVGTKLIIPEKSKYGINADDKNAIEKAKALATEILSEYE; this comes from the coding sequence ATGAACAGTAAAATATCCTTACCGGAGTTGGTCGATTTGTTATCGCAAAAGTCGGGCCGTACTAAAAAAGATTCGGAATCGTTTCTGAGGGAACTGTTCGGATTGGCATTGGATGTGTTGTTGTCTGAAGATTTTTTGAAAATAAATGGCTTGGGTATATTTAAGCGGGTGTGGGTGGAAAAACGCAGTAGCATAAATGTGCAGACAGGTTTGCCTTATGAAATTCCGGGACATTATAAATTGTCTTTTGTTCCTGATAAGAGTATGCGTGATGCTGTAAATGCACCGTTTGCTTTTTTTGAGTCGGAAATATTACCGGATGATTCACCTTTGAATGTGACCGGAACGGTACAGGAAGAAGCTGAAGTTTCAGCAGAAAACGATTCTCCTGTTGAAGTACGAATAACTGAGAATGAAAAGGAGGTTATTGAAGAAGAATTTAAGTTTGAGACCGTTAAAAATATAGAGCCGGAAAAGATCGAAAGTTCAAATATGGAAGTTCCTGAAGAAGATCTGGAAATAAAGGAAGATGAAGTTGTGAAATCGGTGGAAGGGAGAGAAGCTGTCTTTACCGAAAGAGAAGACGAAATTTCTGAAGATGAAAAAGAAATGGAAGAAGAATATTCTGCCGTTTCTTCGCGATATAAAGGCCGGGTTAATTTTTGGGCCGGATTTCTTACGGCCTCTGTTATAATTATTGCCTGTATTTTGTTGTTTATATATTTTCAGGGATATGAAAATGAGCGAAAAGTAAATGTTGCTATTGATCCTGTAACGGTGACTATTAAAAAACAAAATGAAGATGCCGACAAAAACAAAGATACCGTTTCACTTGTTGGTACTTTAGTAACAGATTCGATAAAAACAACAGCGGTTGTAAAAGATAGGAATGTGGTAGTTGCCGGTAAAGGGCAAGATATTGGTGCAACGGCAATACAGGAAAGTGAGACTGAAAAAGCCGGACTAATGAATGTTGATAAACGGCAGACGACTGAAAGTAAAATTAGACAAGATGTAGTTACCGAGGTTGTGCGTCCTGGAGTATTCCTGACGACGATTGCATTAAAACATTATGGGAATAAGGCTTTTTGGGTATATATTTATCGTGAAAATAAGTCGGTTATACCCAACCCCAATCACGTTCCGGTGGGAACAAAGTTGATAATTCCCGAAAAATCGAAATACGGGATAAATGCTGATGATAAAAATGCGATAGAAAAAGCGAAAGCATTAGCTACGGAAATACTGTCGGAATATGAGTAG
- a CDS encoding HU family DNA-binding protein: MEHKQFIEELQKRLGMSRKDVDGLLSDTLQIIKERSVVMDSFAIQGFGTFEPRKRAERVSVNPATGKRMLIPPKIVLTFKPGTLIKNKLKESTDNEQ, encoded by the coding sequence GTGGAACACAAACAATTTATCGAAGAGTTACAAAAGCGTCTGGGGATGTCTCGAAAAGATGTCGATGGCCTTTTATCCGATACATTACAAATTATAAAAGAACGTAGTGTAGTAATGGACTCTTTTGCGATTCAGGGTTTCGGTACTTTTGAACCTCGCAAACGGGCCGAACGGGTATCCGTAAATCCTGCTACCGGGAAAAGAATGCTTATTCCCCCTAAAATCGTGCTTACGTTTAAGCCGGGCACATTGATTAAAAACAAATTAAAAGAAAGTACAGATAATGAACAGTAA